The proteins below are encoded in one region of Coffea arabica cultivar ET-39 chromosome 4c, Coffea Arabica ET-39 HiFi, whole genome shotgun sequence:
- the LOC140004805 gene encoding uncharacterized protein — translation MFYQVFKELGLEDGQLTPVRTPLMGFTGPPINPEGMITLMVTVGQTPKCRTIPVNFVVVKQQSPYNLFLGRPALNALRAIPSTLHLSVKFPTPGGIVEVRGDPEVARACYLAMLQGREKVVTQTTCLEPYISGEQTRQLGTQDEIEEFPLREDRPDQVIRIGSLLPLEEEGLKALLREYSQVFAWTVEDMPGILTDLAVHHLNVDPRFKPVKQKKRSFAPERNEVIKKEVRKLLESKIILAVYYPTWLTNPVLVKKEDQI, via the coding sequence ATGTTCTATCAGGTGTTCAAGGAGCTCGGCTTGGAGGACGGGCAGCTGACCCCAGTTCGGACACCATTGATGGGCTTCACCGGACCCCCTATCAACCCGGAGGGAATGATCACCCTGATGGTCACGGTAGGGCAGACCCCCAAATGCCGGACCATCCCTGTTAATTTCGTGGTGGTCAAACAACAATCCCCGTACAACCTGTTCTTGGGTCGGCCTGCCTTGAACGCTCTCCGAGCTATCCCCTCAACGCTCCACCTCAGCGTTAAATTCCCCACTCCAGGAGGAATAGTCGAGGTACGCGGTGATCCAGAGGTGGCCCGAGCTTGCTACTTGGCCATGCTTCAAGGACGGGAGAAGGTGGTCACCCAAACGACCTGCCTGGAGCCCTACATTTCAGGGGAGCAAACCCGACAGCTGGGCACCCAGGACGAGATTGAGGAGTTCCCCTTGAGGGAGGACCGGCCCGACCAGGTGATCCGCATCGGCTCGCTGCTACCCCTTGAGGAGGAGGGTTTGAAGGCCCTGTTAAGGGAATACTCCCAGGTCTTCGCGTGGACGGTTGAGGACATGCCTGGAATTCTGACCGACCTGGCCGTCCACCACCTCAACGTGGATCCTCGCTTCAAGCCggtgaagcaaaagaaaaggagtttcGCCCCAGAAAGAAATGAGGTAATCAAGAAAGAGGTCAGAAAACTGCTGGAGTCTAAGATCATCCTGGCGGTCTACTACCCGACCTGGTTGACCAACCCGGTATTGGTTAAGAAGGAGGACCAGATTTGA